Within Actinomycetota bacterium, the genomic segment CGCCGAATCCCCGTGCGGGTACGACGGAGAGCAGGAGTGCCTGGACGCCATAGAGGCGGTTCAGGACCAGGCGGGCGCAGCAGCGATCGTCGACCGCCTGTTCGACCCGACCCCACTGGCGGTGGTCAGGTAGCGGGTTTAGCCGCCTCCGCCACCATCTCTGCCAGAACCTCCAGGTCCAGATCCTCAAGCTTTTTGAAGCTGATCGAGGCCGAGCCCAGCTTTACCTGACCGAGCCTCTCGGCGTACACCTGGCCCAGGTACTGCTTGCCTCGCACCGCATTCACGTACAGGCTGACGTGGGCCTTCTGGTTCGCCAGCCCGATCAGGAACCACTCCACCTTCTCCTTGGCGGAGTTCAGGTAGTCGAAGTGGCCGTAGCCGAGGATCGTCTGGTCGGTGCCGCCCCACATCTTGCCCCGCCAGAGCCACCGATCCAGCCCGGGGGCGGCCGATGCGACCACGTCGTGAACCGCCTCTAGCAACTCACGGCGATCGGCCGGTGCTGCGGCCAGGAACTCAGCTGCTGCGTCGCTCATGCTTCGTCCTAAAGCCGATCGGCGAACAGCGTCGCCAGACCCAAAAAGCTGATGAACCCGACGATGTCGGTGACGGTCGTCAGAAAGATCGAGGAGGACTGCGCCGGGTCCTGCCCGAAGGCCTTCAGCGCCAGCGGGATCCCGGCCCCCGCCAGCCCGGCCATGGCCATCGATATGACCATGGCAACTGCGATAACCAGGCCCAGCCCGAACGAGCCGCTCCAGACGACGACCCCCAGCCCCGTGACCAGCGCAATCGCCGCACCGTTGACCACTCCGACCATCAGTTCTTTGGACCCCAGCCTGCGCCACTGCGAGATCCTCACCTCGCGCAGCGCCAGGCCGCGCATCGTAACCGCCAGCGCCTGGCTCCCGCTGTTCCCCGACTGTCCGGCCACAATGGGTAGGAGCACCGCCAGCGCGGTCACCTGGGCGATGGTCCCCTCGAAGATCCCCACGACCGCCGCCGCCAGGAAGGCGGTGACCAGGTTGATGAACAGCCAGGGAAGCCGCTTGCGCACGGAGAACATCGGCCGGCTGAGCGCCCGCTCCTCGCGGCCGACACCGACCATGGCCTGCAGATCGGTGGTGGCCTCCTCCTCTGCCGCAGAGGTCAGCCGGTTGCGGCGGATCAACCCGAGCAGCCTGCCGTCCACATCGATCACGCTGATCCCGGACCGGGACCCCAGCCCCACGTCCAGGACCTCGTCCAGGTTCGCAGTCGAGGGCACGGCAATCGGAGGGCTCGCCAGGGTTCCCACCGCGGCCTCAGGGTCGGCAGAGATCAGGGACCGAATCGACAGACGGCCGAGAAGCTTCCCCTCGGCGTCGA encodes:
- a CDS encoding DUF1801 domain-containing protein; translation: MSDAAAEFLAAAPADRRELLEAVHDVVASAAPGLDRWLWRGKMWGGTDQTILGYGHFDYLNSAKEKVEWFLIGLANQKAHVSLYVNAVRGKQYLGQVYAERLGQVKLGSASISFKKLEDLDLEVLAEMVAEAAKPAT
- a CDS encoding magnesium transporter, with protein sequence MPVSSSAGDLVEALGTDFIQRHPTDAAHLLEEIDAGEAADFLAAQPGAVGAGLIERTNPDRAVELLLHMAPEAVGRVAGELDLQLLAGLLARMEPEEQAAQFEALGSGVASELKDLMSYPEGSAGSLMDPRVTVFREDETADEVLATLRRPGREVDGDVQVVDAEGKLLGRLSIRSLISADPEAAVGTLASPPIAVPSTANLDEVLDVGLGSRSGISVIDVDGRLLGLIRRNRLTSAAEEEATTDLQAMVGVGREERALSRPMFSVRKRLPWLFINLVTAFLAAAVVGIFEGTIAQVTALAVLLPIVAGQSGNSGSQALAVTMRGLALREVRISQWRRLGSKELMVGVVNGAAIALVTGLGVVVWSGSFGLGLVIAVAMVISMAMAGLAGAGIPLALKAFGQDPAQSSSIFLTTVTDIVGFISFLGLATLFADRL